The Eubacterium sp. MSJ-33 genomic sequence AACTAGTAAATTCAATGGTTTACAGGGTGTCACTTGAAATTCTACATCTTCCAGGTTGTTGATGAAAAGTAATGACTGGAAAGTGGCGGAAATGTCTGAATTATGTTTAGATGATAATGAGTATGATGTAATCATTAACAAATACAAGTTGGTTGAGGGAATAGATATCAAAAGAGCGCATAAGATTAAGTTCTATTACAAATTGTTCTTTAGTACGCTACGGTGTTAATAAATGATACCGTAGCGTATTTTTATGATGATAATTGATACATAAAGAAGTGCAAATACACAAAAAATAGTAATGGCTATTGAAGTAAAAATAATTTAGTGGTAAACTAGCATTACCAAAATTTGTGCAATGCACAAAAACAAGGAGTAACATTATGGAGATTAAGAGAGATTCATACCTTGAACAGTTAAAGATAAGAAAAGATAACGGAATGATAAAGATTATCACGGGAATCAGGAGATGCGGCAAATCTTTCCTGTTATTTGTATTGTTTAAGAAATACCTATTGGAGAATGGCGTGGATAATGACCACATCATTGAGATTGCCTTAGATGGCATTGAAAATGAGGAGCTAAGAGATCCAAAGATGTGTTATCAGTATATTAAAGAAGCAATGAAAGATGATAAGAAGTATTATCTGCTTTTGGACGAAGTACAGTTTATGCCACGATTTGAGGAAGTGCTGAACAGTTTGCTTCGTATCAGCAACATTGATGTGTATGTAACCGGCAGTAATTCTAAATTTTTATCCAGCGATATTGTAACTGAATTTAGAGGTAGAGGAGATGAAATCAGAATTTATCCGTTGTCCTTCGTAGAGTTCTATGATGCTTTTGATGGAGATTATGATGACGCTTGGGAGGAATATATGATATATGGTGGCTTACCACAAGTGGCGCAGTTCTCCGTGGAACGCCAAAAGGCTGAGTACCTTAAAAATATTTTTGCCAATGTTTATATCAAGGATGTGGTAGAGCGAAATCGGATTCAAAATGTTGATGAAATCGGCACTTTGGTGGATATTCTTGCTTCTGCCATAGGAGCGCCTACCAATCCAACCAAAATATCAAATACCTTCAAAAGCGAGAGAGGTATCAATTACAGCAATAAAACTATATCCAACCATATTGATTATTTGGCAGAGGCATTTTTGATTTCTAAAGCGGGCCGGTATGATATTAAGGGAAGAAAATATGTAGGGGCAAATCTGAAATACTATTTTTCGGATATAGGACTTAGAAATGCCAGACTGAACTTCAGACAGCAGGAGCCGACTCATATTATGGAGAACATAGTTTATAATGAGCTGCTTGTGCGTGGTTACAATGTGGATGTGGGTATTGTGGATGTATTTGCAAAGAATAGTGAAGGAAAGAGGGTTCATAAGCAGTTAGAGGTTGATTTTGTAGTGAACCAGGGCAGTCAGAGATATTACATTCAGGTGGCTTATGATATAACTTCAGAGGAAAAGCAGACGCAGGAACTTAATTCACTCCGAAACATTCCAGATTCATTTAAGAAGATTGTTATTGTAAATGGAACGAAAAAGCCGTGGAGAAATGAGGAAGGCTTTGTGATTATGGGCATGAAATATTTTCTGCTTAATGCGGATAGTTTGGAGTTTTAATAATAATTCCTGATTTTTTGTGAAATGTACGATGAAAAGGCAAAACGCTTGATTTTATAGGATAAAAATGATATATTCCCATCTTTGACAGTTGGAAAGTAAAAAACGAGTGTGTGAATAAAAATCTGTAAATGGGATCTTCTATGATAATTCAGATAGGAAATCGTTGGTATGCAGATAAGAAGAAACTGGATCGCTGGATAGACCAGAGTACAGAATGAAAACAGAACAAACGTTCTAAAAACGATTGATATGCTTTATGATAAATACTATGAAAACAAAGATATAATCGAAAATGTATAGAAATGATTGAGCCATCATGATAAAATTATTAAAAATAAGTATCGGATAAACAGCTACGATAAGAGGCATGTTGAGTGACAAAGGCGGATGGAGGTTTGCAATGAATAAACATATAGAAAAAGCGATGGAGCTTCGAAACGAAACTCCTATGGTAAGCAACTGTTCCCAGACGATTATGCGTTGTTACGCAGAGGATATGGGGATTTCAGAGGAAATGGCGGCAGGACTTGGCTGTAATTTTGGCGGCGGTATGAAATGCGGCGGTGTCTGTGGCGCAATCACAGGTGGTTTGATGGTGCTTGGTGCCAAGGGTGTTGAGAATCCGGCGAAGGTAAATGAGTTTCGCAGGAAGATTGCAGAGAATCATGATGGCATGGTAAACTGTGTGGATCTGCTTCGCGCAAATGCGGCGAAGGGTGGCAGCAAGAAGGAACATTGTGACAAGATGATTCAGGAAGCAATCACGCTCATAGATGAAATGGTGTAAATTTTCCATGTGGTAAAAAGAATTGCCGTCGGTCCCCGTTCGGAGCCGGCGGCATGTATTATGAAAATTCAGAAATGTAACATAGATAAAAAATATAAAATAGAAGTTGTTAATTCCGAAACTGCACGCGGCGAAGCCTGAGGAACAGGTGGAGCGGGAACCCGTATTTGACCTTGGAGAAGAGGGGAGAATAAGCGGCAGTTTCTTTTTTGATTCCCTGAGATGTGTGATTTTTTTATGTCTTTGAAATCTGGAAGTAGTATACAATAGATATTATAAAAAAGGGGGATTTTTGACTGAACATGCGAAATTCCTGACTGAACTTCATTTTTAAGATATTTATATGATAAAAAAGATAAATAAATAATAAAAGCAAAATAAAAATACCACCTTCACGGTGGCATTTTTTATGTCAAAAACATGTTATTCTATATCCGGTAAGTTATGAATTCGGACAAAATGATTGCACGATCGCCATGACGACGATCAATCCGAACACAACGAGGATGTCTAACACAACCACACCCAGTATGCGCAACGCTTTTTTCTCGTGTTGGCACAGAGGCATGAGCTGTCGTACATGAAGATAGTCGAAGATGGAAGCCACGATAAAAAGCATCATAATGAGTGCAAATACACGCTCCACCCACAGTGCAGCACCGAAAGTATTGTTTACTTTCATGGATAAGCAAAACCAGGCCAGGAATATATAGGTAAGCAGTGCAACCGCCATCTTCCAAGGTGTTTTAGAACGGAAACCGGGAGGGGCAAACTGCATATGGTTTGCGGAAGTACCGGAATCGTTCTGTGTTTGAGCATTTGAACGATTGGAAGGTAGACCGGATAAATCTCCGGTGGAGGCTTGACTGGCATGTGTATAAGGAAAGATTCCCCCATTTGCCAACAACGCCTGACGTAATTCCCTGATGCTTTGATACCGTTCCGCCGGATTCATCTGTGTACATTTGGCAGTAACAGCATCAATATATGGATTTTGGCAATGCGATGCTTCCGCCATTTCCTTCAGAAGAATCCCCATAGAATAAATATCTGTCTGCGGGGAGGATTGTCCAAATCCGTATTGTTCCGGGGCGGCATAGCCCTGTGTACCAAGCAGGATTGTATCAGAATCTTTCGCGGCTGTATGGTATTTGGCAGCGTTGAAGTCAAGCAGCACAGCACGGTTATAACTGGTGATGATGACGTTCGATGGTTTCACATCCCGGTGGATGATAGCCGGATTATGCAGATGCAGCTGTTCAAGGATCGCACACAGGTCAAGCGTGTATTGAAGCATATCGCTTGGAGCTATGTCTGCGTGGCGGATCTTATCCTGCAGGGAAGTTCCGGAGATATATTCTTCGATGACAGTAAGCTGTCCCGCTTCTTCGTAATAGTTTATGATCTGCGGTATACCTGCGACAGGATTGCGGTATAACTCGGCATAGACGGCGAGGTTATAGACATCAAGCATTTTTTTGATGGCAATCTTTTTTGTCTCCTGATGCTGAACTAAGTATACATGATGCGGTTCATTTATGGCGGCTATTGGTTTATAATACGAAATAGCGAGACGCTGATCGAGATCCATATGCGTATATCCTTTCTATAGAGCAGGGGTACTGATTATACTTCATCAATCAATTATCCGGGTTGTTTGATACAGTTTTGGTAATTTGATGGTTTTATTATAACAGATTGGAGGATGAAATGAAGGAGAAAAATACAAAGGAATTAAATGAAGTCCTAGGGAAGACACATCTTTCGGATTTTGAGAAATATTGCGCGGAGAATAAAGAAAGTGTAAGCGATAATTCGGAAGCATTTTCTATCTATGTGAAGAACCTGCTACAGGAAAAGAAGCTTACCCAGCAGTATGTGTTCCTGCAGGCAGATATTCCGGAGCGGTATGGCTATAAGCTGCTGTCCGGGGAGAAGCGTACGCGGCAGAGGGATGTGATCCTGCGGATCTGCTATGCGGCGAAATTCAGTCTGGCGGAGACGCAGCGTGCACTTAAAAAATACGAGATGCCGGAATTATATGCGAAGGTCCCGAGAGATGCACTCCTGATGATTGCGTTCAATGAGCGGCCGGGAAGCATCCTGGACGTAAATGATCTGCTTAATCAAAAAGGCTTGCAGCCGCTTCGGACAAGCGGAGTGCAGGATTAGAGAATGAATTTGCCACTGCTACGGGGGCAACGAGGCCGGATGATTTATGGGATAATACTTGTGGGGATACAAGAGAAGAAAATGTCATAAACGAAGAGAATCGTGAGGATGTTTTCGATAAACTGCCACCGGGCAATGCACGGGGGTAATACCACAAGAAAAGGAGGAAGAGGTTCATGAAAACTTGGAAATTAGTGTCCGGCATTTTATCCATGATCTTGTTTGTCATCGTAACATTCCAGTCATGTGCAGCGGGCGTTGCCAATTCACTCGAAGCAAATGGCGAGACATCCGGCTCCGCAGGCGTATTGGTAGCAATTCTGATGCTTGCGGGTGGAATCGTATCGGTTGCAACGAGAAACGCTGAGAAAAAGGGCGGAAATATTGCTTTGATCGTTCTGTTCGGTCTGGCTGCACTGGTAGGATTTACCGGTTTTGGAAGTTTCTCAGATCTTGCAATCTGGGCAGGCTGGTGCCTGATCAATGCGATACTTGCAGTCGTTGCGATTGTAACAAAGAAGTAATTACATAGAAATTCAGGAGAAATGGTGTTGGAAGGCATCCGCATTTTGAGGTGACCCCCAAAAGTTAGACTTTATTGCGAAGTGGATTTTCCACTTCGCATTTTTCATTTATGCAGCCAAGAGGCGTTTCCTGTATTGTACAGGGCTGAGCCATCCTAGTTTCTCTTTGATACGTTTTTCATTGTAATACTTGATATATTTTTCAATCGCCAATTTAAGTTCATCAAAGCTATAGTATACAACACCATAGTATATTTCCTGTTTTAATAATCCAAAGAAGTTCTCCATAACAGAATTATCATAGCAGTTCCCTTTCCGTGACATACTTTGAAAAATACGATTTTCTCTTAATCTATGAGAGTAAGTCTTCATCTGATATGCCCACCCTTGATCCGAGTGAAATGTTCTCCTAAACCGACAATCAGAAGTGATTGTGATTGCTTCTTCCAGAGCAGTCATTACACTTTGTGCAGATGGTCGTTTATCAATACCAAAGCTTATGATTTCTCCATTATACATATCCATAAATGGGTCAAGATATAACTTCTGCATCACCATTCGTCCTTTTTCATCTATCTCGTAATACTTAAACTCTGTTGTATCTGTTGTAATCTTCTGATGCGGTATATTGGTGTGAAATCGTCGTCTAATTCTATTCGGAGCAACTGTTCCCACTTTTCCACGATAAGAGCTATACTTACGAGATTTTCTAGTGAAAGATGTCACTTGAAGATTTAGTCGTTGCATTAACTTCTGTA encodes the following:
- a CDS encoding C-GCAxxG-C-C family protein — translated: MNKHIEKAMELRNETPMVSNCSQTIMRCYAEDMGISEEMAAGLGCNFGGGMKCGGVCGAITGGLMVLGAKGVENPAKVNEFRRKIAENHDGMVNCVDLLRANAAKGGSKKEHCDKMIQEAITLIDEMV
- a CDS encoding serine/threonine protein kinase, whose protein sequence is MDLDQRLAISYYKPIAAINEPHHVYLVQHQETKKIAIKKMLDVYNLAVYAELYRNPVAGIPQIINYYEEAGQLTVIEEYISGTSLQDKIRHADIAPSDMLQYTLDLCAILEQLHLHNPAIIHRDVKPSNVIITSYNRAVLLDFNAAKYHTAAKDSDTILLGTQGYAAPEQYGFGQSSPQTDIYSMGILLKEMAEASHCQNPYIDAVTAKCTQMNPAERYQSIRELRQALLANGGIFPYTHASQASTGDLSGLPSNRSNAQTQNDSGTSANHMQFAPPGFRSKTPWKMAVALLTYIFLAWFCLSMKVNNTFGAALWVERVFALIMMLFIVASIFDYLHVRQLMPLCQHEKKALRILGVVVLDILVVFGLIVVMAIVQSFCPNS
- a CDS encoding ATP-binding protein, which produces MEIKRDSYLEQLKIRKDNGMIKIITGIRRCGKSFLLFVLFKKYLLENGVDNDHIIEIALDGIENEELRDPKMCYQYIKEAMKDDKKYYLLLDEVQFMPRFEEVLNSLLRISNIDVYVTGSNSKFLSSDIVTEFRGRGDEIRIYPLSFVEFYDAFDGDYDDAWEEYMIYGGLPQVAQFSVERQKAEYLKNIFANVYIKDVVERNRIQNVDEIGTLVDILASAIGAPTNPTKISNTFKSERGINYSNKTISNHIDYLAEAFLISKAGRYDIKGRKYVGANLKYYFSDIGLRNARLNFRQQEPTHIMENIVYNELLVRGYNVDVGIVDVFAKNSEGKRVHKQLEVDFVVNQGSQRYYIQVAYDITSEEKQTQELNSLRNIPDSFKKIVIVNGTKKPWRNEEGFVIMGMKYFLLNADSLEF